Proteins from one Archocentrus centrarchus isolate MPI-CPG fArcCen1 chromosome 8, fArcCen1, whole genome shotgun sequence genomic window:
- the dexi gene encoding dexamethasone-induced protein homolog has protein sequence MPHQIYAQLDSVESLLDELPYMFYLGLFFVNVLILYYAFLMEYIVLNVGIVFLPEDMDQALVDLGVLSDPASVPYDTDTELDVFEGYLE, from the coding sequence ATGCCACACCAAATTTATGCCCAACTAGATTCGGTGGAATCGCTTTTGGACGAACTCCCATATATGTTTTATCTGGGCCTGTTCTTTGTGAACGTCCTGATCCTCTACTATGCCTTTCTGATGGAGTACATCGTCCTGAATGTGGGGATAGTATTCCTGCCTGAGGATATGGACCAGGCACTGGTGGACCTCGGGGTGCTTTCCGACCCGGCCTCTGTTCCCTACGATACGGACACGGAGCTGGATGTGTTTGAGGGGTATCTGGAGTGA